A part of Antechinus flavipes isolate AdamAnt ecotype Samford, QLD, Australia chromosome 6, AdamAnt_v2, whole genome shotgun sequence genomic DNA contains:
- the LOC127541916 gene encoding phospholipase A and acyltransferase 3-like: MGLSPEHEHHGGRPARGRSPQLRAPGPPGSFQPPNFPSPKAPCWAGRGLPGAPSRGLGGDRKGAGVTGLRFAASFVSRPERSLGSGRSHDDLTLSCLLEPSLASADFLPGPVLLAAGRSSVRTQKQEALSCPGVPCGARDPALERTEMQPEPKPGDLIEIFRWGYRHWAVYVGDGYVVHLAPPSEYAGAGASSIMSALTDKATVKKELLRVVVGMDRYRVNNKHDNRYPPLPPSKIVQRALQEVGKDVLYRLTSENCEHFVNELRYGISRSDQVRDALTFTGIASLTLASLGLFSYIVSRNKRQNQ; this comes from the exons ATGGGGCTCAGCCCAGAGCACGAACATCACGGGGGCCGCCCCGCTCGGGGCCGATCCCCCCAGCTCCGGGCCCCGGGGCCCCCGGGAAGTTTCCAGCCTCCTAACTTCCCAAGCCCCAAAGCCCCCTGCTGGGCTGGGCGGGGGCTCCCGGGCGCTCCCTCCCGGGGGCTGGGGGGAGATCGGAAAGGCGCCGGGGTCACGGGCCTTCGTTTCGCCGCCAGTTTCGTTTCTCGGCCCGAGCGCAGCCTTGGATCTGGGCGGAGTCACGATGACCTCACTCTCAGCTGTTTGCTGGAGCCTTCTCTGGCCTCCGCTGACTTCCTGCCGGGCCCAGTGCTTCTCGCTGCCGGCAGATCATCAGTCAGGACCCAGAAACAG GAAGCCCTCAGCTGCCCAGGGGTGCCGTGCGGAGCCCGGGATCCTGCCCTGGAGAGGACAGAGATGCAG CCAGAGCCCAAACCTGGAGACCTGATTGAGATTTTCCGATGGGGCTACCGTCATTGGGCTGTCTATGTGGGGGATGGCTATGTCGTCCACCTAGCGCCTCCAA GTGAATATGCTGGGGCTGGTGCATCCAGCATCATGTCGGCCCTGACGGACAAAGCCACGGTCAAAAAGGAGTTGCTCAGAGTAGTGGTCGGGATGGACAGGTACCGGGTGAACAACAAACACGATAACAGGTACCCACCACTGCCCCCCAGCAAGATTGTCCAGAGGGCCTTGCAGGAGGTGGGGAAGGATGTCCTCTACAGACTGACCAGTGAGAACTGTGAGCACTTTGTGAATGAACTGAGATATGGAATCTCTCGCAGTGACCAG GTCAGAGATGCCCTCACTTTCACCGGAATAGCCAGTTTAACTCTTGCCAGCCTCGGCCTCTTTAGCTACATAGTGTCAAGAAACAAACGGCAAAACCAATAA